The Apium graveolens cultivar Ventura chromosome 11, ASM990537v1, whole genome shotgun sequence genome has a window encoding:
- the LOC141697524 gene encoding auxin-induced in root cultures protein 12-like: MAFPRFLRNSILLLHILFPTSHSLTCTSQNLTNSLYKNCIDLPTLNSYLRWTYHASNSSLFVAFLALASPNDWISWAINPSSAGMVGAQSLIALRQSDGSMSVKTYNISSYETIVQSDILFNVSDLSAQYSNGIMKILATLELPENTEVVNQVWQVGGSVIDGETPGKHGLEDANLNAKGKLHLLDHAKITATSADANSSGTWSSRCAVNGTSCNVKYGTSCDVKYDPEAFCVSFLMLQLAEKCMQQAGVELLPKSP, encoded by the exons ATGGCATTTCCTCGATTTCTCCGAAACTCGATTCTTTTACTACACATTTTATTTCCCACATCACATTCCCTCACCTGCACTTCACAGAACCTGACAAACAGCCTCTACAAAAACTGCATTGATCTTCCTACCTTAAACTCTTACCTCCGCTGGACTTACCACGCCTCGAATTCATCGCTTTTCGTTGCGTTTCTCGCTTTGGCATCACCCAACGACTGGATTTCATGGGCCATCAATCCATCTTCTGCAGGAATGGTCGGGGCTCAGTCTTTGATCGCATTGAGACAATCGGATGGATCAATGTCTGTCAAAACCTACAACATTAGCTCCTACGAAACAATTGTTCAGTCGGATATTTTATTTAATGTTTCGGATTTATCTGCCCAATATTCCAATGGAATTATGAAAATCTTGGCTACCTTAGAATTGCCAGAGAATACAGAAGTTGTAAATCAGGTCTGGCAAGTCGGTGGCTCTGTTATCGACGGTGAAACACCGGGTAAGCATGGCTTGGAGGACGCGAATTTGAACGCTAAAGGAAAGCTGCACCTGCTGGATCATGCAAAGATTACTGCCACAAGTGCTGATGCTAATAGTAGTGGAACCTGGAGTTCAAG ATGTGCAGTAAATGGAACTAGTTGCAATGTTAAATATGGAACAAGTTGCGATGTTAAATATGATCCTGAAGCATTCTGTGTTTCTTTTTTGATGCTGCAATTAGCTGAGAAATGCATGCAGCAGGCAG GTGTGGAGCTCTTGCCCAAATCACCATAA
- the LOC141698234 gene encoding serine/threonine-protein kinase OXI1-like, whose product MLDEEPAPADIQTLHLDDLKVISVLGRGGKGVVFLVQNKTSGEDFFALKVISRSSIEKRKNRGNSDGSEYKRVCFEQEVLRRFRHPLLPKLRGVLVTEKVVGYAIDYCPGGDLHSLRMKLTEKMFSDDVIRFYAAEQVLALEYLHGLGIVYRDLKPDNVMIQENGHLMLVDFDLSTKLSAKPQEPHINSVQKANIVQKKKTFPGFIRRSSSGVSPDNIMDSNDITESDTEITKAKSFVGTDEYMAPEMIQGKGHDYAVDSWCLGVMLYEMLYGTTPFKGINRKETYYRILAKSPELIGEMTPLRDLIGKLLEKDPKQRISMEKIKSHEFFTGVDWNLVVEVKRPPLIPVEPCVRDMEGNNGIDVELFVQGVFKVDGQKEQHVGVFENDQSNNFFVF is encoded by the exons ATGTTAGACGAAGAACCAGCTCCCGCAGACATTCAAACACTGCACCTAGACGACCTTAAGGTGATCTCCGTGCTCGGGCGAGGCGGAAAAGGAGTGGTATTTttagtacaaaataaaacatctGGTGAAGATTTTTTTGCACTGAAAGTTATTTCGAGATCTTCGATTGAGAAGAGGAAGAACAGAGGCAACAGCGATGGCAGCGAGTACAAACGTGTTTGTTTCGAACAGGAGGTGCTGAGGCGGTTTCGACATCCTTTGTTGCCTAAACTCCGCGGAGTTTTGGTGACGGAGAAGgttgttggatatgctattgaTTATTGTCCCGGAGGTGACCTGCATTCTCTCCGAATGAAATTAACGGAAAAAATGTTCTCGGATGACGTCATTAG GTTTTACGCGGCGGAACAGGTCCTAGCATTGGAGTATCTCCACGGACTAGGAATAGTTTACAGAGATTTAAAGCCAGACAACGTGATGATCCAAGAAAATGGACACTTAATGCTTGTCGATTTCGATCTCTCAACCAAGCTCTCCGCCAAGCCTCAGGAACCACACATCAACTCAGTCCAAAAAGCAAATATTGTACAGAAGAAAAAAACATTTCCAGGCTTCATAAGACGCTCAAGCTCAGGAGTTTCACCTGATAACATAATGGATTCGAACGATATTACCGAGTCAGATACAGAAATCACAAAGGCGAAATCATTTGTCGGAACAGACGAGTACATGGCGCCCGAAATGATACAGGGCAAAGGCCACGACTATGCAGTCGACTCATGGTGCCTAGGAGTAATGCTCTACGAAATGTTGTACGGTACGACTCCGTTTAAGGGAATAAATCGAAAAGAAACGTATTATCGTATTCTAGCAAAATCACCGGAATTAATCGGAGAAATGACACCGTTAAGAGACTTAATCGGGAAATTATTGGAAAAGGACCCGAAACAGAGAATCTCGATGGAAAAAATCAAGAGTCACGAATTTTTCACGGGAGTCGATTGGAATCTTGTCGTGGAAGTTAAGAGGCCACCTTTAATTCCAGTGGAGCCATGTGTTAGGGACATGGAAGGAAATAATGGAATTGATGTGGAGTTATTTGTCCAAGGAGTGTTCAAAGTTGATGGGCAAAAAGAACAGCATGTTGGTGTGTTCGAAAATGACCAATCTAacaatttttttgttttttaa
- the LOC141698219 gene encoding E3 ubiquitin-protein ligase CHIP-like, whose amino-acid sequence MGPTSPPTKQAEQLRQDGNSYFAKNKLSAAIDAYTEAITLCPNVPIYWTNRALCHRKRYDWVRVEEDCRRAVQLDHSSVKAHYMLGLALLQREQYAEGVKELDKALDLGRGANPKSYIVEEVWQELAKARYLEWEHSATKRSWELQSLKEACQTALKEKHERKFSEMEGFVDDLKDEYSKQLHDLEKVFDKASEADKPTEVPDYLCCKITLDIFRDPVITPSGVTYERSVILDHLKKVGEFDPITRKPLHQHQLVPNLAVKEAVQAFLQKHGWAYKMG is encoded by the exons ATGGGCCCCACTTCTCCTCCGACCAAACAAGCCGAACAGCTTCGTCAAGATGGCAACTCTTACTTTGCTAAGAATAAGTTGTCTGCTGCTATTGATGCTTACACCgag GCTATTACGTTGTGCCCTAATGTTCCGATTTATTGGACTAATCGTGCTTTATGTCATCGAAAACGCTA TGATTGGGTTCGAGTTGAGGAGGATTGTAGGAGAGCTGTTCAACTTGATCATTCTTCCGTCAAG GCTCATTATATGCTTGGACTTGCATTGCTACAGAGAGAACAATATGCAGAGGGAGTCAAGGAATTGGACAAA GCATTGGATCTTGGTAGAGGAGCAAACCCAAAGAGTTATATAGTGGAGGAAGTATGGCAAGAGCTTGCTAAAGCAAGATACCTAGAATGGGAGCATTCAGCGACTAAACGCTCATGGGAACTGCAAAGCTTGAA AGAAGCTTGTCAGACTGCTTTGAAGGAGAAACATGAACGCAAATTTTCTGAAATGGAAGGGTTTGTTGATGACCTTAAGGATGAGTATTCCAAACAATTACATGATCTTGAAAAAGTATTTGATAAAGCTTCTGAAGCAGATAAACCAACGGAG GTGCCAGATTACCTGTGCTGTAAAATTACGCTTGATATCTTTCGGGATCCTGTCATTACTCCTAGCGGGGTTACGTATGAGCGATCAGTGATTCTTGACCATCTCAAAAAG GTGGGCGAGTTTGATCCAATCACGCGCAAACCACTGCATCAACACCAGTTGGTGCCAAATCTGGCGGTAAAAGAAGCAGTGCAAGCTTTTCTGCAGAAACATGGTTGGGCTTACAAGATGGGTTGA
- the LOC141697536 gene encoding U-box domain-containing protein 9-like yields the protein MAKTGVFEADTTKSTELKKELQRLVKAIVEEDDELFSLEAIDQANLMLCALKDLKLRRSLCFNLTHQEINDENDGNDESFCWVPQEFKCPISKKLMCDPVILSTGQTYDRPYIQRWLKSGNRTCPQTQQVLSHTILTPNNLIRDMIAKWCKSRGVQLPDSNQNSDEEALTKSDRDLFISLLEKMSSSLSDQKKAARELRLLTKRTPSFRALFGESVDAIPQLLNPLSQNKSKTETHLDLQEDLITTVLNLSIHDNNKKLVAETPMVIPLLLDALRSGTIETRSNAAAALFTLSALDSNKALIGKSGALKPLIQLLEDGHPLAMKDVASAIFNLCILHENKLRAVRDGAVRVILEKLLNRVRVDELLAILAMLSTNQRAVEEIGELEGVSCLLSIIRENSCPRNTENCVAILHTICFNDRTKWREIREEENKHSTISQVAQNGTSRAKRKASGILERINRAMNITHTA from the exons ATGGCTAAAACAGGTGTTTTTGAGGCTGATACAACCAAATCAACAGAGTTAAAAAAGGAGTTACAGAGActtgtgaaagcaattgttgaaGAAGATGATGAGTTGTTCAGTTTAGAAGCTATTGATCAAGCTAATCTGATGCTTTGTGCTTTGAAAGATTTGAAATTGAGAAGATCTTTGTGTTTTAATCTGACCCATCAAGAGATTAATGATGAAAATGATGGAAATGATGAGTCTTTTTGTTGGGTGCCTCAAGAATTTAAGTGCCCAATTTCTAAGAAGCTTATGTGTGATCCTGTTATTTTGTCTACTGGACAG ACGTATGATCGACCTTACATTCAAAGATGGTTAAAATCTGGTAACAGGACATGTCCTCAAACACAACAAGTCCTTAGTCACACTATCCTTACCCCTAATAACTTAATTCGGGATATGATAGCAAAATGGTGTAAGAGCCGTGGTGTTCAATTGCCAGACTCTAACCAGAACTCCGACGAGGAAGCATTAACCAAATCAGATCGGGATCTTTTTATCTCTCTGCTTGAGAAAATGTCTTCATCATTGTCTGATCAAAAGAAAGCTGCTAGGGAATTGCGATTGTTGACCAAGAGAACGCCCTCATTCCGTGCACTGTTTGGTGAATCTGTTGATGCCATTCCTCAATTACTAAATCCTCTCTCCCAAAACAAATCGAAAACTGAAACTCACCTTGATCTCCAAGAAGACTTGATCACCACAGTTTTGAATCTTTCTATTCATGACAACAACAAGAAGCTAGTTGCAGAAACACCAATGGTTATTCCTCTCCTTTTGGACGCTTTGAGATCAGGAACAATTGAAACAAGAAGCAATGCAGCTGCAGCTCTTTTTACATTATCAGCACTTGACTCTAATAAAGCACTTATTGGAAAATCTGGAGCTCTAAAACCACTCATCCAGCTTTTAGAAGATGGTCACCCGTTAGCTATGAAGGATGTTGCTTCAGCCATTTTTAATCTGTGTATTCTTCATGAAAATAAGTTGAGGGCAGTCAGGGATGGTGCAGTGCGAGTAATTCTTGAAAAACTCTTAAATAGAGTACGTGTTGATGAGTTATTAGCCATTCTCGCTATGCTATCAACTAATCAAAGGGCTGTCGAAGAAATAGGAGAACTCGAGGGTGTTTCTTGCCTTCTTAGTATTATTAGAGAGAATTCATGTCCTCGGAACACAGAAAACTGCGTAGCAATACTCCATACGATATGTTTCAATGACAGGACTAAGTGGAGGGAAATAAGGGAGGAAGAAAATAAACACAGTACAATATCTCAAGTTGCTCAAAACGGCACCTCTAGGGCAAAGAGGAAGGCCAGCGGCATTCTTGAAAGAATCAATAGGGCTATGAATATCACACATACTGCTTGA